Below is a window of 'Nostoc azollae' 0708 DNA.
GAACATACTTCTATGGTATCTACACTCAATTTGTTTGACCGATTAATGGCAGATTTACAAAGTGGTGATTTGACACAACAACGAAAGGCGATTTGGAATATTGCTCAACAAGGTGACTCACGTGCAGTTCAACCTTTGGTAGATTTGCTGATTAATGCAGATTCACAACAACAAGGTTTGATTTTGTCAGCATTGGCAGAAATTGGTACTCGTACCCTCAAACCTATGAACCGTGCTTTGGCAATATCTATGCAAAATGATAATCCCCAAGTACGGAAAAATGCCATCCGTGATTTATTGCGGATTTATGACATGATGGCACAGATGAGTCAAATTTTACGCTATGCCTTAGAAGATCCAGATCCAGAAGTTCAAGCAACAGCCCAATATGCTTTAAATCAAATTAACCGTATGCGTAGCTTTACCGGATAAATAACTGATTCGAGTACAGAAAACCCTCATTAATAATTCGTAATTCCTAATTAAGATTCTTGTTAGTTCTGGGGAAATTAAACTCGTAAAATTGTTTAAAAATTTATTTATATTGAACAATACAAACATGATAATCTTATGACCAATCATCAATACAAATTACAAATTACCAATTAATGTCCAATTCGAGTACAGAAAACCCTCATTAATAATTCGTAATTCCTAATTAAGATTCTTGTTAGTTCTGGGGAAATTAAACTCGTAAAATTGTTTAAAAATTTATTTATATTGAACAATACAAACATGATAATCTTATGACCAATCATCAATACAAATTACAAATTACCAATTAATGTCCAATTTCAAATCTGCTATCTTACCACCACCTCTAAAACCAGGTGATTTATTACCCGTTATTGCTCCTAGTGGTGCATTGGGCGAATTTGGGGCTTTTGAACAAAGTTTGGAAATTTGGAAAGCCCACGGCTACCGTGTCCAAATCAGCGATCGCATAGAAAATAGATATGGTTATCTTGCTGGTACAGATGCCCACCGTCGTCAACAGTTAGCAGCAGCATGGAATGACCCGGAATGTCGGGGTATTATCTGCGCTAGAGGTGGTTTTGGGAGTACCCGCATTTTAGAAGATTGGACTTGGCAACAAAACACAGCAGATCCAAAATGGTTGATAGGCTTTTCTGATATAACAGCCCTGTTGTGGAGTCTGTACAACGCTAGTATTTCGGGTGTACATGGTCCCGTCATGACTACCCTAGTCAATGAGCCAGAATGGTCAATAAAGCGGTTATTTGATATTTTAGAAGGTCGTGAGATCGCACCTTTAAAGGGGAATAGTTGGGGTGGTGGAGTGGCTACAGGAATTTTGCTTCCTGGGAATTTAACAGTTGCTACCCATCTTTTGGGTACACCGATTTTACCTAACCTTGATGGTGTAATATTGGCGCTGGAAGATGTGACAGAACCACCCTATCGGATTGATAGGATG
It encodes the following:
- a CDS encoding S66 peptidase family protein translates to MSNFKSAILPPPLKPGDLLPVIAPSGALGEFGAFEQSLEIWKAHGYRVQISDRIENRYGYLAGTDAHRRQQLAAAWNDPECRGIICARGGFGSTRILEDWTWQQNTADPKWLIGFSDITALLWSLYNASISGVHGPVMTTLVNEPEWSIKRLFDILEGREIAPLKGNSWGGGVATGILLPGNLTVATHLLGTPILPNLDGVILALEDVTEPPYRIDRMLTQWRLSGVLSKVCGIALGGFTKCDTPPHIPILSIKEVLQDRLSDLNIPIVSDLPFGHDSPNAALPVGVMATLDANQGILKIPPYY